The Mycobacterium seoulense genome has a window encoding:
- the murG gene encoding undecaprenyldiphospho-muramoylpentapeptide beta-N-acetylglucosaminyltransferase — MNDTVSKATGGRGTSPQPAGAALSAFKPLSVVLAGGGTAGHVEPAMAVADALSALDPQVRITALGTHRGLETRLVPQRGYHLELITPVPLPRKPSGDLARLPPRVWRAVRETRAVLDAVDADVIIGFGGYVALPAYLAARGIPRGLGRRRRVPVLIHEANASAGLANRIGARRADRVLSAVPDCGLPRAEVVGVPVRAAITSLDRAALRAEARRHFGFADDARVLLVFGGSQGAVSLNRAVSGAAADLAAAGVSVLHAHGPKNTLELREPQPGEPPYVAVPYLDRMDLAYAAADLAICRSGAMTVAEVSAVGLPAIYVPLPIGNGEQRLNALPVVNAGGGMVVADAALTPELVAREVAGLLNDPPRLAAMTAAAARVGHPDAARHVAQAALDIARKAAAGGRR; from the coding sequence GTGAACGACACGGTCAGCAAGGCGACCGGCGGGCGGGGGACAAGTCCCCAGCCCGCCGGTGCCGCGTTGTCGGCTTTTAAACCGCTGTCGGTCGTGCTGGCCGGCGGCGGCACCGCCGGCCACGTCGAGCCCGCGATGGCCGTGGCCGACGCGCTCAGCGCGCTCGACCCGCAGGTGCGGATCACGGCGCTGGGCACCCACCGCGGCCTGGAGACCCGGCTGGTGCCCCAGCGGGGCTACCACCTCGAGCTGATCACGCCGGTGCCGCTGCCGCGCAAGCCCAGCGGCGACCTGGCGCGGCTGCCCCCGCGGGTGTGGCGCGCGGTCCGGGAGACGCGCGCCGTGCTCGACGCGGTCGACGCCGACGTCATCATCGGTTTCGGCGGATATGTGGCGCTGCCGGCGTACCTGGCCGCGCGCGGGATCCCCCGCGGTCTCGGCCGCAGGCGCCGCGTCCCGGTGCTGATTCACGAGGCCAACGCCAGCGCCGGGCTGGCCAACCGGATCGGTGCCCGCCGCGCCGACCGGGTGCTCTCCGCGGTGCCCGATTGCGGGTTGCCGCGCGCCGAGGTGGTGGGGGTGCCGGTGCGGGCGGCCATCACCTCGCTGGACCGCGCGGCCCTGCGCGCCGAGGCGCGCAGGCACTTCGGCTTCGCCGACGACGCGCGGGTGTTGCTGGTGTTCGGCGGGTCGCAGGGCGCCGTGTCGTTGAACCGGGCGGTGTCCGGGGCGGCCGCCGACCTGGCCGCCGCGGGCGTCTCGGTGCTGCACGCGCACGGGCCGAAAAACACCCTCGAGCTGCGCGAACCCCAACCCGGGGAGCCGCCCTACGTGGCGGTGCCCTACCTGGACCGGATGGACCTGGCCTACGCCGCCGCCGACCTGGCGATCTGCCGGTCCGGCGCCATGACCGTCGCCGAGGTCTCGGCGGTCGGCCTGCCGGCCATCTACGTGCCGCTGCCGATCGGCAACGGCGAGCAGCGGCTCAACGCGCTGCCGGTGGTCAACGCCGGGGGCGGCATGGTGGTCGCCGACGCCGCCCTGACGCCGGAGTTGGTCGCGCGCGAGGTGGCCGGGCTGCTCAACGACCCGCCGCGGTTGGCGGCGATGACGGCGGCGGCCGCGCGGGTGGGGCATCCCGACGCGGCGCGCCACGTGGCACAGGCGGCACTGGACATCGCCAGGAAGGCAGCGGCGGGAGGGCGGCGGTGA
- the ftsW gene encoding putative lipid II flippase FtsW, with amino-acid sequence MGNPLARLRRRGKATGATAGTAAAEPGEADADEATGPVSPAGASEAKPAAKTPVKTDERNRFGAWLSRPMTSFHLIIAVAGLLTILGLIMVLSASGVRSYDADGSAWIIFGKQVLWTVIGLIACYASLRMSVRFIRRVAFTGYVVTVILLVLVLVPGIGNLANGSRKWFVIAGFSMQPSELAKIAFAIWGAHLLAARRLERASLREMLIPLVPAAVIALALIVAQPDLGQTVSLGIILLALLWYAGLPLRVFATSLLAVFLAGAVLAMSAGYRSDRVKSWMNPENDPMDTGYQARQAKFALAHGGIFGDGLGQGVAKWNYLPNAHNDFIFAIIGEELGFVGAFGLLVLFGLFAYTGMRIARRSADPFLRLLTATTTMWVLGQAFINIGYVIGILPVTGIQLPLISAGGTSTAATLFMIGIMANAARHEPEAVAALRAGRDDKVNRFLRLPLPQPYVPTRLESFRDRKRAGKPPAQGAPSRSGAWKAAPASARKVARKAEEPLRPAFSRTAARPARGAVHHGSGQRSASRGAGQRQPRRARALEGQRYG; translated from the coding sequence GTGGGTAATCCGCTGGCCCGGCTGAGACGCCGGGGTAAAGCAACCGGGGCGACCGCCGGCACCGCCGCGGCCGAGCCGGGGGAGGCCGACGCCGACGAGGCGACCGGCCCGGTCAGCCCGGCCGGCGCATCGGAGGCCAAGCCGGCCGCGAAAACCCCGGTCAAGACCGACGAGCGCAACCGGTTCGGGGCCTGGCTGAGCCGGCCCATGACCTCGTTTCACCTGATCATCGCGGTGGCCGGGCTGTTGACGATTCTCGGCTTGATCATGGTGCTCTCGGCGTCGGGCGTGCGGTCCTATGACGCCGACGGGTCGGCCTGGATCATCTTCGGCAAGCAGGTGTTGTGGACGGTGATCGGCCTGATCGCCTGCTATGCCTCGCTGCGCATGTCGGTGCGGTTCATCCGCCGCGTCGCCTTCACCGGCTACGTCGTCACCGTCATCCTGTTGGTGCTCGTGCTCGTTCCCGGCATCGGAAACCTGGCCAACGGGTCGCGGAAGTGGTTCGTCATCGCCGGCTTTTCCATGCAGCCCTCCGAGCTGGCCAAGATCGCCTTCGCCATCTGGGGCGCGCACCTGCTGGCCGCCCGCCGGCTGGAGCGGGCCTCGCTGCGCGAGATGCTGATCCCCCTGGTGCCCGCCGCGGTCATCGCGCTGGCGCTGATCGTGGCGCAGCCCGACCTCGGACAGACCGTGTCGCTGGGCATCATCCTGCTGGCGCTGTTGTGGTACGCCGGCCTGCCGCTGCGCGTCTTCGCGACCTCGCTGCTGGCGGTCTTCCTGGCCGGGGCCGTCCTGGCCATGTCCGCCGGTTACCGCTCCGACCGGGTGAAGTCGTGGATGAACCCCGAGAACGACCCCATGGACACGGGTTACCAGGCCCGCCAGGCGAAGTTCGCCCTGGCCCACGGCGGCATCTTCGGCGACGGCCTGGGCCAGGGCGTGGCCAAATGGAACTACCTGCCCAACGCCCACAACGACTTCATCTTCGCGATCATCGGCGAGGAGCTGGGCTTCGTCGGCGCCTTCGGGCTGCTCGTCCTCTTCGGGCTGTTCGCCTACACCGGGATGCGCATCGCCCGCCGGTCGGCCGACCCATTCCTGCGGCTGCTCACCGCCACCACGACGATGTGGGTGTTGGGTCAGGCGTTCATCAACATCGGTTACGTGATCGGGATCCTGCCCGTCACCGGCATTCAGCTACCCCTCATCTCCGCGGGCGGAACCTCGACGGCGGCAACGCTTTTCATGATCGGGATCATGGCCAACGCGGCCCGTCACGAACCCGAGGCGGTGGCCGCCCTGCGCGCCGGCCGCGACGACAAGGTGAACCGGTTCCTGCGGCTGCCGCTGCCCCAGCCGTACGTGCCGACCCGGCTGGAGTCGTTCCGCGACCGCAAGCGCGCGGGCAAGCCGCCGGCCCAGGGCGCCCCTTCGCGCAGCGGCGCGTGGAAGGCCGCCCCGGCGTCGGCCCGCAAGGTCGCCCGCAAGGCCGAGGAACCGCTGCGACCGGCGTTCTCCCGCACAGCCGCACGGCCGGCCCGCGGGGCGGTGCATCATGGATCTGGCCAGCGCTCCGCCAGTCGGGGAGCCGGCCAGCGTCAGCCACGGCGCGCTCGCGCACTGGAAGGTCAGCGTTACGGGTGA
- the murD gene encoding UDP-N-acetylmuramoyl-L-alanine--D-glutamate ligase produces the protein MPGLDPLVPGAPVLVAGGGVTGRAVLAALTRFGAVPTLCDDDPATLRRYAETGVATVTTSTAAQRPADYALVVTSPGFAPDTPLLVGAGAAGVPVWGDVELAWRLDAAGRYGPPRRWLAVTGTNGKTTTTSMLHAMLTAAGRRSLLCGNIGDPVLDVLDKPADLLAVELSSFQLHWAPSVRPEAGAVLNIAEDHLDWHSTMADYTAAKARVLRGRVAVVGLDDARAAALLGTAAAPVRVGFRLGEPAAGELGVRDGQLIDRAFADDLALLPVDSIPVPGPVGILDTLAAAALARSVGVPADAIADAVAAFRVGRHRAEVVAIVDGVTYVDDSKATNPHAAEASVLAYPRVVWVAGGLLKGASVDPVVARIAPRLVGAVLIGRDRQEVAEALSRHAPDVPVVQVVTGEDADMKATPVVVGADVTEVKDSGGDLGTSVMTAAVAAARDLARPGDTVLLAPAGASFDQFTGYADRGDAFAAAVRAATR, from the coding sequence GTGCCCGGTCTCGACCCCTTGGTGCCTGGCGCGCCCGTGCTGGTGGCCGGCGGCGGCGTCACCGGCAGGGCGGTGCTGGCGGCCCTGACCCGGTTCGGCGCGGTGCCGACCCTCTGCGACGACGACCCGGCCACGCTGCGCCGCTACGCCGAAACCGGCGTGGCGACCGTGACCACGTCGACGGCCGCCCAGCGCCCCGCGGACTACGCCCTGGTGGTCACCAGCCCGGGGTTTGCGCCGGACACCCCGCTGCTGGTCGGCGCGGGGGCGGCGGGCGTGCCGGTCTGGGGCGACGTGGAGCTGGCCTGGCGGCTCGACGCCGCGGGCCGGTACGGACCGCCGCGCCGCTGGCTGGCGGTGACCGGCACCAACGGCAAGACCACCACGACGTCGATGCTGCACGCCATGCTGACCGCCGCAGGCCGGCGCAGCCTGTTGTGCGGCAACATCGGCGATCCGGTCCTCGATGTGCTCGACAAGCCGGCGGACCTGCTGGCAGTCGAGCTGTCCAGCTTCCAACTGCACTGGGCGCCCTCGGTGCGGCCCGAGGCGGGTGCCGTCCTCAACATCGCCGAAGACCACCTGGATTGGCACTCCACCATGGCCGATTACACGGCCGCGAAGGCACGGGTGCTGCGCGGCCGAGTGGCGGTGGTCGGGCTCGACGACGCCCGGGCGGCGGCGTTGCTGGGCACCGCCGCGGCGCCGGTGCGCGTCGGCTTCCGGCTCGGCGAGCCTGCGGCGGGCGAACTGGGTGTGCGCGACGGCCAACTGATCGACCGCGCCTTCGCCGACGACCTCGCGCTGCTGCCCGTCGACTCGATCCCCGTGCCGGGACCCGTCGGCATCCTCGACACCCTGGCCGCGGCGGCGCTGGCGCGCAGCGTCGGTGTGCCGGCCGACGCGATCGCCGACGCGGTCGCGGCCTTCCGGGTGGGCCGGCACCGGGCGGAGGTGGTCGCCATCGTCGACGGAGTCACCTACGTCGACGACTCCAAGGCCACCAACCCGCACGCCGCCGAGGCGTCCGTGCTGGCCTACCCGCGCGTGGTGTGGGTGGCCGGCGGTCTGCTCAAGGGCGCATCCGTGGACCCCGTCGTCGCCAGGATCGCCCCGCGGCTGGTCGGCGCGGTGCTCATCGGCCGGGATCGCCAAGAGGTTGCAGAGGCGTTATCGCGACACGCGCCGGATGTCCCCGTCGTCCAGGTTGTGACAGGCGAGGATGCTGATATGAAAGCGACGCCTGTGGTTGTTGGTGCAGATGTGACAGAAGTGAAAGATTCGGGCGGGGATCTCGGCACTTCCGTCATGACCGCGGCGGTGGCCGCGGCCCGCGACCTGGCCCGGCCCGGCGACACGGTGCTGCTGGCACCGGCCGGCGCGTCGTTCGACCAGTTCACCGGGTACGCCGACCGCGGCGACGCCTTCGCCGCGGCCGTCCGCGCGGCCACTCGGTAG
- the mraY gene encoding phospho-N-acetylmuramoyl-pentapeptide-transferase, which yields MRQILIAVAVALAVSILLTPALIRLFTRQGFGHHTREDGPPSHHTKRGTPSMGGVAILAGIWAGYLGTHLAGLAFDGEGVSASGLLVLGLATVLGGVGFLDDLIKIRRSRNLGLNKTAKALGQVAAAVLFGVLVLQFRNGSGLTPASSDLSYVREIATVTLAPGLFVLFCVVVVSAWSNAVNFTDGLDGLAAGCMAMVTAAYVLITFWQYRNACVTAPGLGCYNVRDPLDLALVAAATAGACIGFLWWNAAPAKIFMGDTGSLALGGIIAGLSVTSRTEILAVVLGSLFVAEVTSVVLQILAFRTTGRRVFRMAPFHHHFELAGWAETTVIIRFWLLTAITCGLGVALFYGEWLAAIGA from the coding sequence GTGAGGCAGATCCTCATCGCGGTGGCCGTCGCGCTCGCCGTGTCAATCCTGTTGACCCCGGCGCTGATCCGGCTGTTCACCCGGCAGGGGTTCGGACACCACACGCGCGAGGACGGCCCGCCCAGCCATCACACCAAGCGCGGCACGCCGTCGATGGGCGGCGTGGCCATCCTGGCCGGCATCTGGGCGGGCTACCTGGGCACGCACCTGGCCGGGCTGGCGTTCGACGGGGAGGGCGTTTCCGCCTCGGGTCTGCTGGTGCTGGGCCTGGCCACCGTGCTCGGCGGCGTCGGTTTCCTCGATGACCTGATCAAGATCCGCCGGTCGCGCAACCTCGGGCTGAACAAGACGGCCAAGGCCTTGGGGCAGGTCGCGGCCGCGGTGCTGTTCGGCGTGCTGGTGTTGCAGTTCCGCAATGGCAGCGGGTTGACGCCGGCCAGCTCGGACCTGTCCTACGTGCGCGAGATCGCCACCGTCACTTTGGCTCCCGGGCTGTTCGTGTTGTTCTGCGTGGTGGTGGTCAGCGCCTGGTCCAACGCGGTCAACTTCACCGACGGGCTCGACGGGCTGGCGGCCGGGTGCATGGCGATGGTCACCGCCGCCTACGTGCTGATCACCTTCTGGCAGTACCGCAACGCCTGCGTCACCGCGCCGGGCCTGGGTTGCTACAACGTGCGCGACCCGCTGGACCTGGCGCTCGTCGCGGCCGCCACCGCGGGCGCCTGCATCGGCTTCTTGTGGTGGAATGCCGCTCCCGCAAAGATTTTCATGGGGGACACCGGGTCGTTGGCGCTGGGCGGCATCATCGCGGGCCTGTCGGTCACCAGCCGCACTGAGATCCTCGCCGTCGTCCTGGGGTCGCTGTTCGTCGCCGAGGTCACCTCCGTGGTGCTGCAGATCCTGGCGTTCCGGACCACCGGGCGCCGGGTGTTCCGGATGGCGCCCTTCCATCACCATTTCGAGCTGGCCGGCTGGGCCGAGACGACGGTCATCATCCGCTTCTGGCTGCTGACGGCCATCACCTGCGGTCTGGGCGTGGCCCTGTTCTACGGCGAGTGGCTGGCCGCGATCGGTGCCTGA
- a CDS encoding UDP-N-acetylmuramoyl-tripeptide--D-alanyl-D-alanine ligase, which translates to MIDLTVAEIADIVGGTLADISPQAAAELRVTGTVEFDSRAVGPGGLFLALPGARADGHDYAGAAVAAGAVAVLAARPVGVPAIVVSPQPRTDGRPDGGLAGVLEHDSDGSGAAVLAALAKLAKAVAAELVAGGLTIIGITGSSGKTSTKDLVAAVLGPLGEVVAPPGSFNNELGHPWTVLRATRRTEYLVLEMSARHPGNIAALAEIARPAIGVVLNVGTAHLGEFGSREAIARTKSELPQSVPSSGVVILNFDDPAVAAMARVTDARVVRVSRFSHTDSGPSDVWADGVSLDELARPRFTLHAMDSRGPVEVDVQLGVYGDHQVTNALCASAVALQCGATAEQVAAALAHAGPVSRHRMHVTTRADGVTVIDDAYNANPDSMRAGLQALAWIAHAPQPGHSADAGEKRRSWAVLGEMAELGEDAVAEHDRIGRLAVRLDVSRLVVVGSGRSMSAMHHGAVMEGSWGAGADRGAVIVADADAALALLRAEVRPGDVVLVKASNAAGLGALADALAAEGSATANGGTAS; encoded by the coding sequence GTGATCGACCTGACCGTCGCCGAGATCGCCGACATCGTGGGCGGCACGCTGGCCGACATCTCGCCACAGGCCGCGGCAGAGCTCCGCGTCACGGGCACAGTCGAATTCGACTCGCGCGCGGTCGGCCCCGGCGGGCTGTTCCTCGCGCTGCCGGGAGCGCGGGCCGACGGGCACGACTACGCGGGCGCGGCGGTGGCGGCGGGCGCGGTCGCGGTGCTGGCCGCCCGGCCGGTGGGGGTGCCCGCCATCGTGGTGTCCCCGCAACCGCGGACCGACGGCCGCCCCGACGGTGGCCTGGCCGGGGTTCTCGAACACGACTCCGACGGCTCGGGCGCGGCGGTGCTGGCGGCGCTGGCCAAGCTGGCCAAGGCGGTGGCCGCGGAGCTGGTGGCGGGCGGGCTGACCATCATCGGGATCACCGGCTCGTCGGGGAAGACATCGACGAAAGACCTGGTGGCCGCCGTGCTCGGGCCACTGGGCGAGGTGGTGGCCCCGCCCGGGTCGTTCAACAACGAGCTGGGGCACCCGTGGACGGTGTTGCGCGCGACGCGCCGCACCGAGTACCTCGTTCTCGAGATGTCGGCCCGCCACCCCGGCAACATCGCCGCGCTGGCCGAGATCGCCCGGCCGGCGATCGGCGTCGTCCTCAACGTCGGCACCGCCCACCTGGGCGAGTTCGGCTCGCGGGAAGCCATCGCGCGCACCAAATCCGAACTGCCCCAATCCGTTCCATCGTCCGGTGTGGTGATCCTCAACTTCGACGACCCGGCCGTGGCGGCGATGGCCCGCGTCACCGATGCGCGCGTGGTGCGCGTCAGCCGGTTCAGCCACACCGATTCGGGGCCCAGCGACGTCTGGGCCGACGGAGTGTCGCTGGACGAACTGGCCAGGCCCCGCTTTACCCTGCACGCGATGGACAGCCGAGGTCCTGTGGAGGTCGACGTGCAGCTGGGCGTCTACGGCGACCACCAGGTCACCAACGCGTTGTGCGCGAGCGCCGTCGCGCTGCAGTGCGGCGCCACCGCCGAGCAGGTCGCCGCCGCGCTGGCGCACGCCGGGCCCGTGTCGCGGCACCGCATGCACGTGACCACCCGCGCGGACGGGGTCACGGTGATCGACGACGCCTACAACGCCAACCCCGACTCGATGCGGGCCGGGCTGCAGGCGCTGGCCTGGATCGCCCACGCGCCGCAACCGGGCCACAGCGCCGACGCCGGCGAAAAGCGCAGGAGTTGGGCGGTGCTGGGCGAAATGGCCGAGCTCGGCGAGGACGCGGTGGCCGAGCACGATCGCATCGGCCGGCTGGCGGTGCGCTTAGATGTGTCTCGACTTGTCGTCGTGGGAAGTGGGAGGTCGATGAGCGCCATGCACCACGGAGCGGTCATGGAGGGCTCGTGGGGGGCCGGGGCCGATCGGGGGGCCGTCATCGTGGCCGACGCCGACGCCGCCCTGGCGTTGCTGCGGGCCGAGGTCCGGCCCGGCGACGTGGTCCTGGTGAAGGCCTCCAACGCGGCCGGTCTGGGTGCGCTGGCCGACGCGCTCGCCGCAGAGGGTTCCGCGACCGCGAACGGGGGGACGGCCTCGTGA